ATCCTCAAGGCGTATTCAAGGGAAATCAGGGCAGGCATTCCTGTTTTTACTGTAAAAGATTATCATCTTCCTAATTTTGCAGATGAGAAAAGCCTTGTTTTCATAATTTCATACTCGGGAGAAACTGAAGAAACCCTTTCATGCTATTCTGATGCAATGAAAAAGGGCGCAAAAATAATTGCAATCACATCAGGAGGCAAACTTGAAAAGATCTGCGAGTCAGATAATTCAGGCAGAACCGATGCAATTCTGATTCCTCAGGGCATGAAGCCGAGGGCTGCAATGCCTTATCTTTTCTTTCCAATGCTTAATGTGCTTGCCAATTCAGGGATTTTAGGAGAGGAGATTCCTTATTCTGAGATAATTGCTGCAGTGAGAAATTCCGCAATCAGCGAGAAATCAGAAGAAATTGCAGAAGCGCTTTACGGAAGAATTCCCCTGATATACACCTCCCAGAGGTTTAAGCCCATAGGCGCAAGATGGAAAAGCCAGTTCAATGAGAATGCGGATATCCACGCATTCTGCAATGTCCTCCCTGAAATGGACCACAATGAGATAATGGCATTCTCAAACAGGGATGAACGGTTCTGCCCTGTTTTCATA
Above is a genomic segment from Candidatus Woesearchaeota archaeon containing:
- a CDS encoding bifunctional phosphoglucose/phosphomannose isomerase, with product MKDETIEESISRYPDMIKDASHLGLEMRAEPETSKIFVSGMGGSGISADILKAYSREIRAGIPVFTVKDYHLPNFADEKSLVFIISYSGETEETLSCYSDAMKKGAKIIAITSGGKLEKICESDNSGRTDAILIPQGMKPRAAMPYLFFPMLNVLANSGILGEEIPYSEIIAAVRNSAISEKSEEIAEALYGRIPLIYTSQRFKPIGARWKSQFNENADIHAFCNVLPEMDHNEIMAFSNRDERFCPVFIGDENDFSRVNDAIRITKEMIAEKSASAELMLPSGKYLVNAFSAMYTGDLASVIIAKKYGIDPSENLMISEYKRRMQERK